In Rhodopirellula islandica, a single window of DNA contains:
- a CDS encoding DUF1501 domain-containing protein: MTNPENLSAHGRRLLDRRSFLGTAGLSTAGLGLAGLLQSDGLLASDVGTAGGKTPIRPSIDPDKPYLPRPAHFDAPAKQVLVIFCPGAVSHVDTFDYKPALTKLHGQKPPGIPAVTFEGPTGNIAKPFWDFKPRGETGKMVSDLLPHLAEQVDDFCFLHSLNTDTSAHPQGENFLNTGFTMEGFPSFGSWVTYALGTENQELPAFVAINDPRGLARSGKNNFGNGFLPAAFQGTDFNAKNPPNNLHRPSRLSPDADHATVDLLQRLNAKHLELYPGDANLAGRIASYELAGKMQTSVPDVMDLSGETAATLKAYGVEGGSPVRGEYAKNCILARRLIEKGVRVVQLFNGSDPAGGNGITNWDSHSDIGKTHAMQAEIMDQPTAALIADMKQRGLLENTLVVWATEFGRMPFLQSNGTGRDHNPDAFTCFLTGAGVKKGFSYGESDEFGFKAAVNPTSVYDFNASLLHLMGLDHERLTFYHNGLERRLTNVHGSVIHDVMA, from the coding sequence ATGACAAACCCAGAGAACCTCTCCGCTCACGGTCGCCGCTTGTTGGATCGCCGTAGCTTCCTCGGCACTGCCGGGCTGTCGACCGCTGGGCTTGGCCTGGCAGGTTTGCTGCAATCCGATGGACTGCTTGCATCGGACGTCGGCACCGCCGGGGGCAAGACTCCCATTCGCCCATCGATCGATCCCGACAAACCCTATTTGCCGCGACCGGCCCATTTCGATGCGCCCGCCAAACAGGTGCTGGTGATTTTTTGCCCTGGTGCGGTCAGTCACGTCGACACGTTTGACTACAAACCAGCGCTCACCAAGCTGCACGGACAAAAACCACCGGGCATCCCCGCGGTCACCTTCGAAGGCCCCACAGGCAACATTGCGAAACCGTTTTGGGATTTCAAACCGCGGGGTGAAACCGGAAAGATGGTCTCGGACTTGTTGCCCCATTTGGCGGAACAAGTCGATGACTTCTGCTTCCTGCACTCGCTCAACACAGACACGAGTGCCCACCCACAGGGCGAGAACTTCTTGAACACGGGGTTCACGATGGAAGGGTTCCCGTCGTTTGGATCCTGGGTGACTTACGCCCTTGGAACGGAGAACCAAGAATTGCCCGCCTTCGTCGCCATCAACGATCCGCGCGGTTTGGCCCGGAGCGGCAAGAACAACTTTGGCAACGGATTCTTGCCGGCTGCCTTCCAGGGCACCGACTTCAACGCCAAGAACCCGCCCAACAACTTGCATCGCCCCAGCCGGCTCTCACCGGATGCGGATCATGCAACGGTTGACCTGCTGCAACGACTCAACGCGAAGCATCTCGAACTCTACCCCGGCGATGCCAACCTAGCCGGACGAATCGCGAGCTACGAATTGGCGGGAAAGATGCAGACCTCCGTTCCTGATGTGATGGATCTTTCCGGCGAAACAGCAGCCACGTTGAAGGCCTACGGTGTCGAAGGTGGCAGTCCGGTGCGAGGGGAATATGCCAAGAACTGCATTCTGGCTCGTCGCTTGATCGAGAAGGGCGTTCGAGTTGTTCAACTGTTCAATGGCAGCGATCCCGCGGGTGGCAACGGGATCACGAACTGGGACTCACACTCCGACATCGGCAAGACGCACGCGATGCAGGCCGAGATCATGGATCAACCGACCGCTGCCTTGATCGCCGATATGAAGCAACGCGGTTTGCTTGAGAACACCCTGGTCGTCTGGGCGACGGAATTCGGCCGGATGCCGTTTCTGCAATCCAACGGAACGGGACGCGATCACAATCCAGATGCTTTCACCTGCTTCCTCACCGGTGCAGGTGTCAAAAAAGGTTTCAGCTATGGCGAAAGCGATGAGTTCGGATTCAAAGCGGCCGTGAACCCAACTTCCGTCTATGACTTCAACGCCAGCCTGTTGCACTTGATGGGACTGGATCACGAACGATTGACGTTTTATCACAACGGGTTGGAACGGCGATTGACCAACGTTCACGGCAGCGTCATTCACGATGTGATGGCCTGA
- a CDS encoding PSD1 and planctomycete cytochrome C domain-containing protein yields MGGSKVRNPMQSKRLAAPLSLLILAACMVNVGVAEKVDYENDIAPILEDRCIYCHGEDEQESGLRLDSRPHMLRGGDSGLPALVPGHPEKSYVMNVIQHLDEDMAMPPDDDQLAAEEIELISRWISEGAVWPGQMDAVLKLESDHWAFQPVVRPEIPVIPETNDRAKTETQQPVDAFLRSRLAEEGLDYSDPAEPRWLIRRLAIVLTGLPPTPEESETFVRDFSAQGDVAYEQAVDRLLQSPHFGERWAQHWLDVIRWSETNGSEANLYRKNAWVYRDYVVRSFNEDKPYDQFVQEQIAGDSMGAGEATGYLVAGPHVPAATVGREPTAIRQARADRMDEIMQTVGASVMGVTVGCARCHNHKFDPVTIQDYYSMTAVFQDVEFGSRHPEFSEDHPLRKRGKELWQQIQTQREKLRDDGGWEEDWGAYRELHFPATTTTAVRIRFKTPNLGLDELEVLGPHGLNRNLADAREGTRVTGFPEEGTDGRNPIERINDGEFGTMAWRTKLDAKDEERPWVQFDFQGPQTINRLRLSNNREYFYDTDYLNKKPFLPKYQFDMDIMQEDGTWQPWTGTWAVGEKLLKKNPERKQIIADIQGLIDQLSEEGPQPSFVGRFVEPVETRVLLRGSPESPHDEVMPAAPEIFAGDLGLDSTAPGPKRRREFAKWLTSPDNPLTARVMVNRVWHHVFGSGIVPTTSDFGRAGAPPTHPELLDWLADEFISPADGETPAWSVKPLLRMLVMSSAFRQSSLPNEQGLQQDAGSALLWRFPPRRMEAEVIRDSILMASGSIDLRIGGRSYRIHNEKATYAQWEVVNNHGSETWRRMLYQERMRRVDDQIFTAFDFPDCGQVRAKRPVSTTPLQALNLMNSDFVLEQSDRIAERALLESNDDLDLAIDRCFELLLGRSSTEFERSACRNMARDGELALVCRALINSNELAFLP; encoded by the coding sequence ATGGGAGGCAGCAAAGTGAGAAATCCAATGCAATCAAAACGATTGGCGGCCCCACTGAGTCTCTTGATTCTGGCGGCGTGCATGGTCAACGTTGGTGTCGCCGAAAAGGTGGACTACGAAAACGACATCGCTCCGATTTTGGAGGACCGATGCATTTACTGCCACGGTGAAGACGAACAAGAATCCGGACTGCGTCTCGATTCTCGTCCGCACATGCTTCGTGGTGGCGACTCAGGCTTGCCGGCCTTGGTGCCCGGTCACCCTGAAAAAAGCTATGTGATGAATGTGATTCAGCATCTCGATGAAGACATGGCGATGCCGCCGGACGACGACCAATTGGCCGCCGAAGAAATCGAACTGATCTCGCGCTGGATCTCGGAAGGTGCCGTTTGGCCCGGACAGATGGACGCGGTTTTGAAACTGGAATCCGATCACTGGGCATTCCAACCTGTGGTGCGTCCCGAGATCCCCGTGATCCCGGAAACGAACGACCGAGCCAAAACAGAGACGCAGCAACCGGTCGATGCTTTCTTGCGATCTCGTTTGGCCGAAGAGGGTCTCGACTATTCCGATCCGGCCGAGCCACGTTGGTTGATTCGGCGACTCGCGATTGTTCTGACAGGTCTGCCACCGACGCCAGAAGAATCCGAAACCTTCGTTCGCGATTTTTCTGCGCAGGGTGACGTGGCCTACGAGCAGGCAGTGGATCGCTTGCTGCAATCGCCCCACTTCGGTGAACGCTGGGCTCAACACTGGCTCGATGTCATTCGCTGGTCCGAGACCAACGGTTCCGAAGCCAACTTGTATCGCAAGAACGCTTGGGTCTACCGAGACTATGTGGTTCGGTCATTCAACGAAGACAAACCGTACGATCAATTTGTCCAAGAACAGATTGCGGGTGATTCCATGGGTGCCGGGGAAGCGACCGGGTACCTGGTCGCTGGACCACACGTTCCGGCGGCAACCGTCGGACGTGAGCCCACAGCGATTCGGCAGGCTCGCGCGGACCGGATGGATGAAATCATGCAAACCGTTGGGGCGTCGGTCATGGGTGTCACCGTGGGATGCGCCCGCTGCCACAATCACAAATTTGATCCGGTGACGATTCAAGACTACTACTCGATGACAGCCGTCTTCCAAGACGTTGAGTTTGGAAGTCGCCACCCTGAGTTTTCCGAAGATCACCCACTTCGGAAAAGGGGCAAAGAATTGTGGCAACAAATCCAAACTCAACGCGAAAAACTTCGTGACGACGGTGGCTGGGAAGAAGACTGGGGTGCCTACCGAGAGCTTCATTTCCCAGCCACGACCACCACCGCCGTTCGAATCCGATTCAAAACGCCCAACTTGGGACTGGATGAACTGGAGGTCCTCGGGCCTCACGGTTTGAACCGCAACCTCGCCGATGCGCGCGAAGGAACGCGGGTCACGGGATTCCCAGAGGAGGGCACCGACGGCCGCAATCCAATTGAGCGAATCAACGATGGCGAATTTGGGACCATGGCATGGCGGACGAAACTCGACGCGAAGGACGAAGAACGTCCCTGGGTTCAATTTGACTTCCAAGGACCGCAAACGATCAACCGACTTCGCTTGAGCAACAACCGAGAATACTTTTACGACACGGACTACCTCAACAAAAAGCCGTTTCTCCCGAAGTATCAGTTCGACATGGACATCATGCAGGAGGATGGAACGTGGCAACCATGGACCGGCACCTGGGCGGTCGGTGAAAAACTGCTGAAGAAGAATCCAGAGCGGAAGCAAATCATTGCCGACATCCAAGGCCTGATCGATCAGCTGTCCGAGGAAGGCCCCCAGCCAAGTTTCGTGGGGCGATTTGTGGAACCCGTTGAGACCCGCGTGTTGCTGCGTGGCAGTCCAGAGAGCCCCCACGATGAAGTGATGCCTGCCGCACCAGAAATCTTCGCCGGCGACTTGGGTCTCGACTCAACCGCTCCCGGTCCCAAACGGCGCCGCGAATTCGCGAAGTGGCTGACCTCGCCGGACAACCCGCTGACGGCTCGCGTGATGGTCAACCGAGTTTGGCACCACGTCTTTGGATCAGGAATCGTTCCGACGACCAGCGACTTTGGGCGAGCGGGAGCCCCTCCGACCCATCCTGAACTGCTGGACTGGCTCGCCGACGAATTCATTTCGCCCGCCGATGGTGAAACGCCAGCGTGGTCGGTGAAACCATTGCTGCGGATGCTGGTGATGTCCAGTGCGTTCCGTCAATCGAGCCTTCCAAACGAACAGGGACTCCAACAGGACGCGGGCTCCGCCTTGCTTTGGCGATTCCCTCCTCGCCGAATGGAAGCCGAAGTCATTCGCGATTCCATCTTGATGGCGTCTGGTTCGATTGACTTGCGAATTGGCGGTCGCAGCTATCGCATCCACAACGAAAAAGCGACTTACGCTCAGTGGGAAGTCGTCAACAACCATGGGTCAGAGACATGGCGGCGGATGCTGTACCAAGAACGAATGCGGCGAGTGGACGATCAGATCTTCACTGCCTTTGATTTTCCTGACTGCGGTCAAGTTCGAGCGAAACGCCCGGTTTCGACCACGCCACTGCAGGCGTTGAACTTGATGAACAGCGACTTCGTGCTCGAGCAATCGGACCGGATCGCGGAACGAGCCTTGCTCGAATCGAATGACGATCTCGACCTCGCCATCGACCGTTGCTTCGAACTGTTGCTCGGTCGTTCGTCCACCGAATTCGAGCGATCCGCATGTCGTAACATGGCACGCGATGGCGAATTGGCATTGGTGTGCCGAGCGCTGATCAACTCCAACGAACTCGCCTTCCTTCCATAG
- a CDS encoding sulfatase has product MFRLLLTLSLGLILQSTGLAAEKPHVLFIAIDDLRPELGCYGSPIAKSPHLDQLASDGLLFNRAYCQQAICRPSRASLMTGARPDTTGLYHNYVSLRELQPNILTLPEHFIANGYDAAYCGKIFHQGDTDDGRSWNRESVKRVAGIQKPRGPYALPENNKMKADNMKSMLAKYGEAARRGLAAGPAYEKADIADSGYVDGYNTELAIATLKEMVQEDEKPFFLAMGYKLPHLNWCAPSKYWDMYDANDIPMAEETNAPKNGAAMGLHASFELRTRAGIPKVGPLSPELSRTLKHAYLASVSYVDAQIGKLIAALDEAGVRDNTVIVVWGDHGWHLGDMGVWGKATNYEIATRVPLMIWAPDMQARGAQTDALVELVDIYPTLCDLAGIPVPAHTEGTSFQPLMNDPNQAWKKAAFSQYPNPALREWAANPLSQGMRETWFGPLIQQVENRIIEQQGSKWDRELFEQHLMGYTMRTDQYRLVVWQDHRDPGAPPIAVELFDHSRDPQETNNIADKEPELTKQLLAQWHAGWEAAK; this is encoded by the coding sequence ATGTTTCGTTTGTTACTCACACTGTCTCTTGGCCTGATTCTGCAATCCACTGGGTTGGCAGCCGAGAAACCCCACGTTTTGTTCATTGCAATCGATGACTTGCGTCCCGAACTGGGGTGCTATGGATCACCGATTGCGAAGTCGCCTCACTTGGATCAATTGGCGTCGGACGGGTTGCTGTTCAACCGAGCCTACTGCCAACAGGCAATTTGCCGTCCGTCGCGAGCGAGCTTGATGACAGGAGCGCGCCCCGACACCACCGGGCTCTATCACAACTACGTCTCACTCCGCGAATTGCAACCCAACATCCTGACCTTGCCCGAGCACTTCATCGCGAATGGCTACGATGCGGCTTACTGTGGCAAGATTTTCCACCAAGGCGACACGGATGACGGTCGGTCATGGAACCGTGAATCGGTGAAACGGGTCGCCGGAATCCAAAAGCCGAGAGGGCCATACGCGCTGCCTGAAAACAACAAGATGAAGGCGGACAACATGAAAAGCATGTTGGCAAAGTATGGCGAAGCTGCACGCCGCGGATTGGCTGCGGGGCCGGCCTACGAGAAAGCCGACATTGCCGACTCCGGCTACGTCGATGGCTACAACACTGAACTGGCGATCGCGACCTTGAAAGAGATGGTCCAGGAAGACGAAAAACCATTTTTCCTGGCGATGGGTTACAAATTGCCTCACCTGAACTGGTGTGCCCCCAGCAAATACTGGGACATGTATGACGCCAATGACATTCCAATGGCCGAAGAGACCAACGCCCCCAAGAACGGTGCCGCGATGGGCCTGCACGCGTCCTTTGAGCTTCGAACGCGAGCGGGCATTCCCAAAGTCGGCCCCTTGTCTCCCGAGCTTTCTCGCACGCTCAAGCACGCGTACCTGGCTTCGGTGAGCTACGTCGACGCACAAATCGGCAAACTGATTGCCGCCTTGGACGAGGCCGGCGTTCGCGACAACACCGTGATTGTTGTCTGGGGCGACCATGGATGGCACTTGGGCGACATGGGTGTCTGGGGCAAAGCGACGAACTATGAAATTGCGACCCGCGTTCCACTGATGATCTGGGCTCCGGACATGCAAGCTCGGGGTGCCCAAACAGACGCCCTGGTGGAACTGGTCGACATCTACCCCACGCTTTGCGACCTGGCTGGAATCCCGGTGCCGGCTCACACGGAGGGCACCAGCTTTCAACCGCTGATGAACGATCCCAACCAAGCCTGGAAGAAGGCTGCATTCAGTCAGTATCCGAACCCGGCGCTTCGCGAATGGGCAGCCAACCCGCTCTCGCAAGGCATGCGAGAAACCTGGTTTGGCCCGCTGATTCAACAAGTCGAAAACCGCATCATCGAGCAACAAGGCTCCAAGTGGGACCGCGAACTCTTTGAACAGCATTTGATGGGCTACACGATGCGCACCGATCAATATCGTTTGGTCGTCTGGCAAGACCATCGTGATCCTGGGGCACCCCCGATCGCTGTCGAACTCTTCGATCATTCACGCGATCCACAAGAGACCAACAACATCGCCGACAAAGAACCGGAATTGACAAAACAACTCTTAGCCCAATGGCATGCCGGATGGGAGGCAGCAAAGTGA
- a CDS encoding LamG-like jellyroll fold domain-containing protein produces the protein MDDAIQKLIYQAIDQTISAEDFDQLQDLLEGSEEARQAYLKAVNLSESLHEIAASPTPNLVDSTRDADPQITLPLYRWPSVFAFRSLMIAATALILVGGLAYWLGKQHLSSPAITEIANFESDATESQIAGHATLRRAVDLQWPSDSLPAKVGDVLPNGRLRFESGIAEIDFFCGATLIVEGPANLDIESDWSVRVLQGRLRATVPPAARGFLVKAAESEVVDLGTEFTMDVTADTARVEVVDGEVMLRGGKLDGQHLHTGDKGTLHGSPSSEETNHMITATDLYQRDRSATLQRYEEWRESMRSIQTDKRLIAHYATSELDQRTIRNGADTGDSRDGLLVGPVDLVSGRFGTASRGLNFKRPGSRVRTRIDGDFQAFTFACWAKIDNLNQRYSALFMGDGYENGEPHWQIRDDGRLMFSVMVDDSQSVSFFNDRDQRVVKDAGLHHVYFTEPFWDISKSGQWFHLVAVYDPASKRVQQYVDGQRISDERIQPKFQMDSLRIGPAEIGNWGQPFRETPWFAVRNLDGTIDELTIYAAALDASEIQSLYESGKPLGY, from the coding sequence ATGGATGATGCGATTCAAAAACTGATCTACCAAGCAATCGACCAAACGATCTCGGCGGAGGACTTCGACCAACTGCAAGACCTGCTTGAGGGGAGTGAAGAAGCGCGACAAGCGTATTTGAAGGCGGTCAATCTGAGCGAGTCCCTTCACGAGATCGCTGCGTCCCCGACTCCGAATCTCGTCGACTCAACCCGGGATGCGGATCCGCAGATCACGTTACCGCTCTACCGTTGGCCCAGTGTGTTCGCGTTTCGTTCGCTGATGATTGCCGCGACCGCTTTGATCCTGGTCGGTGGACTGGCGTACTGGTTGGGCAAGCAACACCTGTCGTCCCCTGCCATCACTGAAATTGCGAACTTCGAATCCGATGCCACCGAATCGCAGATCGCGGGGCACGCGACGCTGCGGCGTGCCGTCGATCTTCAATGGCCTTCGGATTCCCTGCCGGCAAAGGTCGGCGATGTTTTGCCCAATGGTCGCCTTCGATTTGAGAGTGGAATCGCGGAGATCGATTTCTTCTGCGGCGCCACCTTGATCGTGGAAGGCCCCGCGAATTTGGATATTGAATCGGATTGGTCGGTTCGCGTGCTTCAAGGTCGGTTGAGAGCGACGGTTCCACCCGCGGCGCGTGGGTTCCTGGTCAAGGCGGCTGAGTCCGAAGTTGTTGATCTGGGCACCGAATTCACCATGGATGTCACCGCGGACACAGCTCGCGTTGAAGTGGTCGATGGGGAAGTCATGTTGCGAGGCGGCAAGCTGGACGGCCAGCATCTTCACACGGGCGACAAAGGGACTCTCCATGGATCGCCTTCCAGCGAAGAGACCAACCACATGATCACGGCGACCGATTTGTATCAACGAGACCGTTCGGCAACCCTGCAACGCTACGAAGAATGGCGTGAGTCGATGCGTTCGATTCAAACTGACAAACGGCTGATCGCCCACTACGCCACCTCCGAACTCGATCAACGCACGATTCGAAACGGAGCCGACACCGGCGACTCCCGAGATGGATTGTTGGTCGGCCCCGTCGACCTGGTATCCGGACGGTTTGGAACCGCTTCGCGAGGCCTGAACTTCAAGCGACCTGGATCCCGCGTGCGCACTCGAATCGATGGTGACTTCCAGGCATTCACGTTCGCTTGTTGGGCGAAAATCGACAACCTCAACCAACGCTACAGCGCGTTGTTCATGGGCGACGGCTACGAGAACGGTGAACCCCACTGGCAGATTCGCGACGACGGACGGCTGATGTTTTCTGTGATGGTTGATGATTCACAGAGCGTCAGCTTCTTCAACGATCGTGATCAACGCGTTGTCAAAGACGCTGGCCTGCATCATGTGTACTTCACCGAACCATTTTGGGACATCTCCAAGAGCGGGCAGTGGTTTCATTTGGTCGCAGTGTATGACCCTGCGTCCAAGCGAGTGCAGCAATATGTCGATGGTCAACGAATCAGCGACGAACGCATTCAACCCAAGTTTCAGATGGACTCGCTGCGAATCGGTCCTGCCGAAATTGGAAACTGGGGCCAACCGTTTCGCGAAACGCCTTGGTTCGCAGTCCGCAACTTGGACGGAACGATCGATGAACTGACGATTTACGCCGCAGCCTTGGACGCATCCGAAATCCAGTCGCTGTACGAATCCGGCAAACCGCTTGGTTATTGA
- a CDS encoding sigma-70 family RNA polymerase sigma factor produces MAASDRPSSIDDSNEREQRYNEFVALLTRHDLSIRRFVRSLLPSRDGVEDVVQETALECWRKFDDFAAQNSGQADEFARWACVIARYKTLSWQRDQGRDRLVFRDSVVDVLAASALPQLDRLEEERRAMEGCLAKLGESQRQLVLSVHSPGQSVSSIAKQSGQKARRLYHQLNVLRASLQQCVEKQLQQELRHG; encoded by the coding sequence ATGGCGGCGAGCGACCGGCCTAGCAGCATCGACGATTCGAACGAACGTGAGCAACGCTACAACGAATTCGTTGCCTTGCTGACTCGTCATGATTTGTCGATTCGGCGGTTCGTGCGATCACTGCTTCCAAGCCGTGACGGCGTGGAAGACGTGGTGCAGGAAACAGCGCTCGAATGCTGGCGAAAGTTTGACGACTTCGCAGCCCAGAACTCTGGGCAAGCCGACGAGTTTGCTCGCTGGGCATGCGTGATCGCTCGCTACAAAACCCTCAGTTGGCAACGAGACCAGGGTCGCGACCGATTGGTGTTTCGCGACTCGGTGGTGGATGTCTTGGCAGCATCGGCCCTTCCACAATTGGATCGACTGGAAGAGGAACGACGCGCGATGGAAGGCTGCCTGGCAAAGCTCGGCGAATCTCAGCGCCAATTGGTGCTGAGCGTTCACTCACCTGGCCAATCGGTCTCCTCCATTGCGAAACAATCTGGACAGAAGGCTCGACGCCTCTATCACCAACTCAATGTCTTGCGTGCGTCGCTCCAGCAATGCGTCGAAAAACAACTGCAACAGGAACTTCGCCATGGATGA
- a CDS encoding sulfatase-like hydrolase/transferase codes for MLPLPPNSIVGRVAAGVILASFLSWMQNPAKASPPNLVVIIADDLGYGETGMMGDDEIPTPAIDALARSGVRCTSGYVTSSYCSPSRAGFLSGRYQSRFGYDLNPTGDRNSHPNAGLPPEQSTFVQQLQAAGYRTSLIGKWHLGTRPSQVPTSKGFDRFFGFLHEGHYYVPGPPFENVRTMLRDTSLAAGQFQTNGETIRGNYARINEPAYDAGNPVLDGSEPIDDWKYLTDTITNEAVEIISQSASSPFATVVSYNAVHSPMQATLEDHESMRHIQDPQRRIFAGMLIALDRGVGRILETLDHLNLRQETLVVFFSDNGGPTAELTSSNAPLRGGKGSLYEGGVRIPMVWSMPGTIPAGAEENAPILSLDIAASFLPLAIGESSRLETDGTNVLPWIGRDTFKSDRTIWWRMPRGARALRHGKWKFVQARSNQPTELFNLEADLSESNNLSETHPSRLQDLLAMWDTMQSEMPPAKTLK; via the coding sequence ATGCTACCGTTGCCCCCAAACTCCATTGTCGGTCGAGTTGCAGCCGGTGTGATTCTGGCAAGCTTCTTGTCGTGGATGCAAAACCCTGCGAAGGCCTCCCCACCCAATCTGGTCGTGATCATCGCCGACGACCTGGGCTATGGTGAAACTGGAATGATGGGTGACGATGAAATCCCCACACCTGCGATCGACGCGTTGGCGCGATCGGGCGTTCGTTGCACGAGCGGGTATGTGACGTCGTCGTACTGCAGTCCTTCGCGTGCTGGTTTCCTCTCAGGACGCTATCAATCGCGTTTCGGGTACGACCTCAACCCAACCGGCGATCGCAACAGTCACCCCAACGCGGGTTTGCCACCTGAACAATCCACCTTTGTTCAGCAGCTCCAGGCGGCAGGCTATCGAACTTCGTTGATCGGCAAATGGCACCTTGGCACCCGTCCATCCCAAGTCCCAACATCAAAAGGCTTTGACCGCTTCTTCGGCTTCTTGCACGAAGGTCACTACTATGTGCCAGGGCCTCCCTTTGAAAATGTCCGGACGATGCTTCGCGACACGTCGCTTGCCGCAGGACAGTTTCAAACAAACGGCGAAACGATTCGCGGAAACTACGCTCGAATCAACGAACCCGCGTATGACGCCGGCAATCCAGTGCTCGATGGCAGCGAACCGATCGACGATTGGAAGTACCTGACCGACACAATCACCAACGAAGCCGTCGAAATCATCTCTCAATCCGCTTCGTCCCCCTTTGCAACGGTGGTCTCTTACAACGCAGTGCATTCTCCCATGCAAGCGACCCTGGAAGACCATGAGTCGATGCGACACATCCAAGATCCCCAGCGACGAATCTTTGCCGGCATGTTGATCGCACTGGATCGCGGTGTTGGCCGAATCCTGGAGACACTCGATCATCTCAACCTCCGCCAGGAAACGCTGGTGGTCTTCTTCAGCGACAACGGTGGCCCAACCGCGGAATTGACCAGCAGCAACGCACCGCTTCGAGGGGGCAAAGGCAGTCTTTACGAAGGTGGCGTGCGGATCCCAATGGTGTGGAGCATGCCTGGAACGATCCCCGCGGGAGCGGAAGAAAACGCTCCTATCCTGAGCCTCGATATCGCCGCTTCGTTCCTGCCGTTGGCTATCGGCGAATCCTCCCGGCTCGAAACGGATGGCACAAATGTTTTGCCGTGGATCGGCAGAGACACCTTCAAGAGCGATCGCACGATTTGGTGGAGAATGCCTCGCGGCGCTCGCGCACTTCGCCACGGCAAATGGAAATTTGTCCAGGCTCGCTCAAACCAACCCACCGAGCTCTTCAATCTTGAAGCGGACCTCAGCGAGTCCAACAACTTGTCCGAAACGCACCCGAGTCGTTTGCAGGATTTATTGGCAATGTGGGACACGATGCAATCTGAGATGCCACCAGCGAAAACCCTGAAGTAG